A single genomic interval of Carettochelys insculpta isolate YL-2023 chromosome 16, ASM3395843v1, whole genome shotgun sequence harbors:
- the DAGLB gene encoding diacylglycerol lipase-beta codes for MPGMVIFGRRWAIASDDFVFPGAFELFIRVIWWIGILVLYSVHKGKFNCAGGELLHSYLLVLLILLAAIICPVCAIVYISMQGTISNPGPRKSLPKLLYTRLALYVPELIWAVVGAIWVSDTDVRCERTVVNAVFGTVIASWVIIIFTIVAVLIVFDPLGGKKTLYLADDINRNLESSQSGQLFYNVKKTATRVWETRIRLLCCCIMQDDDHRVAFTSVAELFRAYFSDTDLVPSDIAAGLILLHQEQDKVESCSKEPEEVLCHSSLSHATDDLDVELENAAHYMQFAAAAYGWPYYIYTNPFTALCKLNGVCCRNSPTDSDMIGDDRLNFHFGSILRITGLQYRDFIHISFHNKIFEIPFFVALDHKKEAIVVAVRGTLSFEDILTDLSADCENLTLEDVLENGFVHKGITQAANYIYRRLINDGILNQAFTIAPEYKLVIVGHSLGGGTASILAIMLRNSFPTLRCYAFSPPGGLLSKSLADYSKCFIVSVIVGKDLVARLSMPNMEDLKRRIVRIVANCTRPKYQILLHGCWYEVFGGDPDNFPTELDGRNQDALTQPLLAEESLMMHRSPSYNALEDESPLNAPPRYPHLYLPGKIIHIVEETSSKRWCSSNVKYTARWSKETAFSNILISPKMVTDHMPDVVLKALNNLTEEKASCITCQTEGDFHTNIV; via the exons ATGCCGGGAATGGTGATATTTGGGAGACGCTGGGCTATCGCTAGCGATGACTTTGTTTTTCCTGGAGCCTTCGAACTTTTCATCAGAGTGATCTG GTGGATCGGAATTCTTGTTTTGTACTCCGTTCACAAAGGGAAATTTAATTGTGCTGGAGGGGAATTATTACACAGCTATCTGCTtgtcctcctcatcctcctggcTGCCATAATATGCCCTGTATGTGCTATCGTGTATATCAGTATGCAAG GAACAATTTCTAACCCCGGGCCAAGGAAATCTCTTCCTAAACTACTTTATACTCGGCTTGCTCTTTATGTCCCAGAATTGATCTGGGCAGTTGTGGGAGCTATATGGGTATCTGACACTGATGTACGTTGTGAAAGGACTGTGGTAAATGCCGTATTTGGGACAGTTATTGCAAG CTGGGTTATCATCATCTTCACCATTGTTGCAGTTTTAATTGTCTTTGATCCACTTGGAGGGAAAAAGACATTGTACCTGGCTGATGATATAAATCGCAACTTGGAAAGCAGTCAGTCAGGCCAATTGTTTTATAATGTCAAGAAGACAGCAACCAGAGTCTGGGAGACAAGAATCAGGTTACTGTGTTGTTGTATTATGCAAGATGATGATCACCGAGTGGCTTTTACAAGTGTTGCAGAACTTTTCCGCGCCTACTTCTCA GACACTGATCTGGTGCCTAGTGACATAGCAGCAGGCTTGATTCTGCTCCATCAAGAGCAAGATAAAGTAGAAAGCTGCTCAAAAGAGCCTGAAGAAGTCCTCTGTCATTCCTCACTATCCCATGCG actGATGATTTGGATGTTGAATTAGAAAATGCTGCTCACTACATGCAGTTTGCTGCAGCTGCTTATGGATGGCCCTACTACATATACACTAACCCGTTTACTGCACTCTGTAAGCTTAATGGTGTCTG TTGCAGAAACAGTCCAACAGATTCCGATATGATTGGCGATGATCGTCTTAACTTTCACTTTGGATCCATCCTAAGAATAACAGGGCTGCAGTACAGAGACTTCATTCATATCAGCTTTCATAACAAG ATTTTTGAGATCCCATTTTTTGTTGCTTTGGATCACAAAAAGGAGGCGATTGTGGTTGCAGTGAGAGGAACTTTGTCTTTTGAG GATATCCTCACtgatctgtcagcagattgtGAAAACCTGACACTTGAAGATGTCTTGGAAAATGGTTTTGTGCATAAG GGGATAACTCAAGCTGCAAATTACATCTACAGAAGGCTAATAAATGATGGCATTTTAAATCAGGCTTTCACCATTGCTCCT GAATATAAACTAGTTATAGTTGGTCACAGTTTAGGtggtggaacagcttccatattgGCCATCATGCTCAGAAATTCCTTCCCAACATTAAGATGTTATGCCTTTTCTCCTCCAGGAGGATTGCTAAG CAAATCACTTGCAGACTACTCTAAATGCTTCATTGTGTCAGTTATTGTTGGAAAGGACCTCGTTGCCAG ATTAAGTATGCCCAACATGGAAGACCTGAAGAGAAGGATAGTGAGAATAGTTGCCAATTGCACCAGGCCAAAG TACCAGATCCTCCTGCATGGATGTTGGTATGAAGTGTTTGGAGGAGATCCTGATAACTTTCCAACTGAGTTAGATGGTAGGAATCAGGATGCTCTAACCCAGCCTCTTCTAGCTGAAGAGAGTTTAATGATGCATCGATCACCTTCTTACAATGCCCTTGAGGATGAATCTCCTTTAAATGCTCCACCTCGGTACCCTCATCTGTAtctccctggaaaaatcattcaTATTGTAGAAGAAACCAGCTCAAAAAG GTGGTGTTCTTCCAATGTTAAATATACTGCAAGATGGTCAAAGGAAACAGCCTTTAGCAATATCTTAATAAGTCCTAAGATGGTAACTGATCACATGCCAGATGTTGTGCTAAAAGCCCTGAACAACTTGACTGAGGAAAAAGCATCTTGTATTACCTGTCAAACAGAAGGAGACTTTCACACCAACATCGTGTAA